One genomic segment of Pseudophryne corroboree isolate aPseCor3 chromosome 3 unlocalized genomic scaffold, aPseCor3.hap2 SUPER_3_unloc_8, whole genome shotgun sequence includes these proteins:
- the LOC134984766 gene encoding gastrula zinc finger protein XlCGF26.1-like — MLSPDCDIKDNDSRQDSPGDNPITPIIHPALSADPSDPGKCSPDHSNVGASVTALRDTVFPCSIDAKCFTQNTKLITHQPAKAGEKPFPCSECGKCFTYKSALVTHQRRHTGEKPFPCAECGKCFTRKSQLVTHQRSHTGERPFPCSECGKCFTYKSNLDAHKRNHTGTSPFPCSECGKYFACKSQLVAHQRSHTGEKPFPCSECGKCFVWKSQLVIHQRSHTGEKPFPCSDCGKCFARKSVLVTHQRSHTGENLFPCSECGKCFVWKSQLVIHQRSHTGENLFPCSECGKCFAQKSDLVSHNRSHTGEKPISCSECGKCFTRQSQLVRHQRSHTGERPFPCPECGKCFAHKSDLVFHQRNHTGEKPFSCSECAKCYTQKSQLVRHQRSHTGENPITCSECGKCFTWKSQLVKHQRSHTGEQPFPCSECGKCFAHKSYLIKHQRTHTGEKPFSCSECGKCFTQKSHLVRHQRSHTGEKPFPCAECGKCFTRKLQLVTHQRRHTGEKPF, encoded by the coding sequence atgttatccccggattgtgacataaaagataatgacagtagacaggattctccaggagataaccccattaccccaattatacatccagctctatcagctgatccctctgatcctgggaaatgttctcctgatcactctaatgttggagcatctgttacagctctgagagatacagtgtttccctgttctatagatgccaaatgttttacacagaacacaaagcttattacccatcagccagctaaggcaggtgagaagccatttccatgttctgagtgtggaaaatgttttacatacaaatcagctcttgttacacatcagagaagacacacaggtgagaagccatttccatgtgctgagtgcgggaaatgttttacccggaaatcacaacttgttacacatcagcgaagtcacacaggtgagaggccatttccatgttctgagtgtgggaaatgttttacatacaaatcaaatcttgatgcacataagagaaatcacacaggtacatcaccatttccatgttctgagtgtgggaaatattttgcatgtaaatcacaacttgttgcacatcagagaagtcacacaggtgagaaaccatttccatgttctgagtgtgggaaatgttttgtatggaaatcacaacttgttatacatcagcgaagtcacacaggtgagaagccatttccatgttctgactgtggaaaatgttttgcacggaaatcagttcttgttacacatcagagaagtcacacaggtgagaatctatttccatgttctgagtgtgggaaatgttttgtatggaaatcacaacttgttatacatcagcgaagtcacacaggtgagaatctatttccatgttctgagtgtgggaaatgttttgcacagaaatcagatctggttagtcataaccgaagtcacacaggtgagaagccaatttcttgctctgagtgtgggaaatgttttacccggcaatcacaacttgttagacatcagcgaagtcacacaggtgagaggccatttccatgtcctgagtgtgggaaatgttttgcacacaaatcagatcttgtttttcatcagagaaatcacacaggtgagaagccattttcttgctctgagtgcgcgaAATGTTATactcagaaatcacaacttgttagacatcagagaagtcacacaggtgagaatccaattacttgctctgagtgtgggaaatgttttacatggaaatcacaacttgttaaacatcagagaagtcacacaggtgagcagccgtttccatgttctgagtgtgggaaatgttttgcacataaatcatatcttattaaacatcagagaactcacacaggtgagaagccattttcttgctctgagtgtgggaaatgttttacacaaaaatcacatcttgttagacatcagcgaagtcacacaggtgagaagccatttccatgtgctgagtgtgggaaatgttttacacggaaattacaacttgttacacaccagagaagacatacaggtgagaagccattttaa